The following are encoded together in the Fibrobacter sp. UWR4 genome:
- the rplI gene encoding 50S ribosomal protein L9, giving the protein MEIILKANVPHLGKMLDVVKVKNGYANNYLFPRKLAVRATKEAIAEIENNRAAVEAAFQKELAAAGDVAAKLSQISVNMERRVVEGERLYGSVSASDIAEAITKQGVKITRAQVELAEPIKQVGVYTVTIKVFGDVEAQVKVWVTKEQA; this is encoded by the coding sequence ATGGAAATTATTCTTAAGGCTAACGTACCTCACCTCGGTAAGATGCTCGACGTTGTGAAGGTTAAGAATGGTTATGCAAATAACTACCTCTTCCCTCGCAAGCTCGCTGTCCGCGCTACCAAGGAAGCTATCGCTGAAATCGAAAACAACCGCGCTGCTGTTGAGGCTGCTTTCCAGAAGGAACTGGCAGCTGCTGGCGACGTAGCTGCTAAGCTTTCTCAGATTTCTGTGAACATGGAACGCCGCGTTGTTGAAGGCGAACGTCTGTACGGTTCTGTATCCGCATCCGACATCGCTGAAGCAATCACCAAGCAGGGTGTCAAGATCACTCGCGCTCAGGTTGAACTGGCTGAACCCATCAAGCAGGTTGGCGTCTACACCGTTACCATCAAGGTCTTCGGCGACGTTGAAGCTCAGGTCAAGGTTTGGGTGACTAAGGAACAGGCTTAA
- the rpsR gene encoding 30S ribosomal protein S18, translating to MAFEDKKQATRIRRKKTCWFTENNVQFIDYKDEKTLRRFISERGKIIPRRISGTSAKYQRMLNEAIKRARQMAILPFVSDSMR from the coding sequence ATGGCTTTTGAAGATAAGAAGCAGGCAACCCGTATTCGTCGCAAGAAGACTTGCTGGTTCACCGAAAACAATGTTCAGTTCATTGACTACAAGGACGAAAAGACTCTTCGTCGCTTCATCTCTGAACGTGGCAAGATCATTCCTCGCCGTATTTCTGGCACCTCCGCTAAGTATCAGCGTATGCTGAACGAAGCTATCAAGCGTGCTCGTCAGATGGCTATCCTTCCGTTTGTCTCTGACAGCATGCGCTAA